A stretch of the Arvicola amphibius chromosome 8, mArvAmp1.2, whole genome shotgun sequence genome encodes the following:
- the Rpl28 gene encoding 60S ribosomal protein L28 — translation MSAHLQWMVVRNCSSFLIKRNKQTYSTEPNNLKARNSFRYNGLIHRKTVGVEPAADGKGVVVVMKRRSGQRKPATSYVRTTINKNARATLSSIRHMIRKNKYRPDLRMAAIRRASAILRSQKPVVVKRKRTRPTKSS, via the exons ATGTCTGCGCATCTGCAATGGATGGTCGTTCGGAACTGCTCCAGTTTCCTGATTAAGAGGAATAAGCAGACGTACAGCACC GAACCCAATAATCTGAAAGCCCGCAACTCCTTCCGCTACAACGGGCTGATTCACCGCAAGACAGTGGGAGTGGAGCCCGCGGCCGACGGCAAAGGGGTCGTGGTGGTCATGAAACGCAGATCCG GTCAGCGCAAACCAGCTACTTCTTACGTAAGGACCACCATCAACAAGAATGCACGGGCCACCCTGAGCAGCATCAGGCACATGATCCGAAAGAACAAGTACCGCCCCGATCTGCGCATG GCGGCCATCCGCAGGGCCAGTGCCATCCTACGAAGCCAGAAGCCTGTGGTGGTGAAGAGGAAACGGACCCGTCCCACCAAGAGCTCCTGA